From a region of the Ardenticatena maritima genome:
- a CDS encoding MBL fold metallo-hydrolase produces the protein MSDFRVRFWGVRGAYAAPHSIEFGGMTPCVEVIAGEHRLIFDAGLGIIPLGRTILPNELDVTIFLSHLHRDHIEGFAFFAPLRYHNTTVRVYGPRVLGREPLQPFLEAQFQPPTFPLFLNTMPARREVYHLRHGNIYRWRPGSGVPDVFEAPAQQAFDPEDVVVRTIYSTAHPQGVFLFRVEWRHHSVVYATDFESYAGGARALIRFAEGADILIHDANYTEEEYMNPYFSRQGWGHSTPRMAIETAQAAGAKRVVLFHHDPQHDDEFLLEMERQAQDIWDGAVMAREGMVLDVCP, from the coding sequence ATGAGTGATTTCCGTGTACGATTTTGGGGTGTGCGCGGTGCGTATGCGGCGCCGCACTCGATTGAATTTGGTGGTATGACGCCATGCGTTGAAGTCATTGCCGGTGAGCATCGTCTCATTTTTGACGCTGGTTTGGGCATTATCCCCCTCGGACGCACGATTCTCCCCAATGAGTTGGACGTGACCATTTTTTTAAGCCACCTGCACCGCGACCATATCGAAGGGTTTGCCTTTTTTGCGCCTTTGCGCTACCACAATACGACGGTGCGGGTCTATGGCCCGCGCGTGTTAGGGCGGGAACCGTTACAACCGTTTTTGGAAGCGCAATTCCAGCCGCCAACGTTTCCGCTCTTTTTAAACACCATGCCGGCACGGCGCGAAGTTTATCATTTGCGCCACGGGAATATCTATCGGTGGCGTCCCGGGTCTGGTGTTCCGGATGTGTTTGAAGCGCCTGCGCAACAGGCGTTTGATCCTGAGGATGTGGTGGTGCGCACAATTTACAGCACCGCTCACCCGCAAGGCGTTTTCCTTTTTCGTGTGGAGTGGCGGCATCACAGTGTGGTGTACGCCACGGATTTTGAAAGTTATGCCGGTGGCGCGCGTGCGCTCATCCGCTTTGCCGAAGGAGCGGATATTCTGATTCATGACGCCAATTACACCGAAGAAGAATACATGAATCCGTATTTTTCGCGTCAAGGGTGGGGGCATAGCACGCCGCGCATGGCGATTGAAACAGCGCAGGCGGCGGGGGCAAAGCGTGTGGTGCTGTTCCACCACGACCCCCAACATGATGATGAGTTTTTGTTGGAGATGGAACGCCAGGCGCAAGATATTTGGGATGGCGCTGTTATGGCGCGTGAAGGCATGGTGCTTGACGTTTGTCCCTGA
- the serS gene encoding serine--tRNA ligase, with product MLDLKLIRENPEYVKEGLRKLFEPTEIIDEILELDQRRRELLTEIEALRAQRNAESKAIGRTKDPEERQKRIEGVREINARIEALEPELEAVEAKLNDLLLRVPNLPHESVPVSPSEEDNKPVKYWGDIPEFDFEPKPHWELGEELGIIDFERGVKISGSRFFVLKGLGALLNRALIQFMLDLHIEKHGYLEVYPPFMVRGHCLVGTGNLPKFGENLFRDIEEDYWWIPTAEVPVTNLYRDEVLDGDMLPIYHVAYTPCFRREKVSAGRDVRGIQRLYQFDKVEMVKFVKPETSMDELESLIRNAEEVAELLGLPYRRVQIVTGDLSFTAAVKYDIEMWAPGMQSWLEVSSCSNFMDFQARRANIRFRREPGARPEYVHTLNGSGLAIPRTMIALMETYQQEDGSILIPEVLRPYMKGIERITKENALYGHNVPR from the coding sequence ATGTTAGACTTGAAACTCATTCGCGAAAACCCGGAATACGTCAAAGAAGGTTTACGCAAACTCTTTGAACCGACGGAAATTATTGACGAAATTTTGGAACTTGACCAGCGCCGCCGTGAGTTGCTCACCGAAATTGAGGCGCTGCGCGCCCAGCGCAATGCCGAATCGAAAGCCATTGGGCGCACGAAAGACCCCGAAGAGCGCCAAAAACGCATTGAAGGCGTGCGCGAAATCAACGCACGCATTGAAGCGCTGGAACCTGAACTTGAAGCCGTGGAAGCCAAACTGAACGACCTGCTCCTGCGTGTGCCCAACCTGCCGCATGAATCGGTTCCTGTTTCGCCCAGCGAGGAAGACAACAAACCCGTGAAGTATTGGGGCGACATTCCCGAATTTGACTTTGAACCCAAGCCGCACTGGGAATTGGGGGAAGAACTCGGCATTATTGACTTTGAACGCGGCGTCAAAATCAGTGGGTCGCGCTTCTTTGTGTTGAAAGGGTTGGGAGCGCTACTGAACCGCGCGCTCATTCAATTCATGCTCGACCTGCACATTGAAAAACATGGCTATCTCGAAGTCTATCCTCCCTTCATGGTGCGTGGGCACTGCCTGGTGGGCACAGGGAACTTGCCCAAGTTTGGCGAGAACCTCTTCCGCGATATCGAAGAAGATTATTGGTGGATTCCTACCGCCGAAGTCCCTGTGACGAACTTGTACCGCGATGAAGTGCTGGACGGCGACATGCTGCCCATCTACCACGTCGCGTACACGCCCTGCTTCCGCCGCGAAAAAGTGAGCGCCGGGCGCGACGTGCGCGGTATCCAACGCCTCTACCAGTTCGACAAGGTGGAAATGGTGAAGTTTGTCAAGCCTGAAACGTCCATGGATGAGTTGGAAAGCCTCATTCGCAACGCCGAGGAAGTGGCTGAGTTGCTGGGCTTGCCCTACCGCCGCGTGCAAATCGTCACCGGCGACCTCTCGTTCACAGCCGCTGTCAAGTACGATATCGAAATGTGGGCGCCCGGCATGCAATCATGGCTCGAAGTCTCGTCGTGCTCGAACTTTATGGACTTCCAGGCGCGCCGTGCGAATATTCGCTTCCGCCGCGAACCGGGGGCGCGCCCCGAATATGTGCATACGCTCAACGGCTCGGGGCTGGCAATCCCACGCACGATGATTGCGCTCATGGAAACCTACCAGCAAGAAGACGGCAGCATTCTCATTCCCGAAGTGTTGCGCCCCTACATGAAGGGCATCGAGCGCATTACCAAGGAAAACGCGCTCTACGGGCACAACGTGCCGCGCTAA
- a CDS encoding PIG-L deacetylase family protein, producing MWSPFPSPERVLVIMAHPDDPEFGAGGTIARWADAGADITYVIVTDGSKGSGDPEMTWERLVRLREQEQREAARILGVKECVFLGYPDGEVYNTIELRRDLVRLIRLYRPDVVITHDPTARFIGNTRINHPDHRAVGDTTLDAIFPLARDRLNFPEHEAEGLAPHKVLDVFMTPTNEPNFWVDIEPVLDRKIRALLAHQSQIGDPATLRERIEARSREYAAGSIYRYAERFRRIVLKG from the coding sequence ATGTGGAGCCCTTTCCCATCACCCGAACGTGTGCTCGTTATCATGGCGCACCCCGACGACCCCGAATTTGGCGCGGGGGGCACCATTGCCCGCTGGGCGGACGCCGGCGCAGACATCACCTACGTCATCGTCACCGATGGGAGCAAAGGTTCGGGTGACCCGGAGATGACGTGGGAGCGGCTTGTGCGTCTCCGCGAGCAAGAACAACGCGAAGCCGCGCGCATTCTGGGGGTGAAAGAATGCGTCTTCCTGGGCTATCCCGACGGCGAAGTCTATAACACCATCGAACTGCGGCGCGACCTGGTGCGGCTCATTCGCCTGTATCGCCCCGACGTGGTCATCACGCACGACCCCACAGCCCGCTTCATCGGGAATACGCGCATCAACCACCCCGACCACCGCGCCGTCGGCGATACCACACTCGACGCTATTTTCCCGCTGGCGCGTGACCGCCTGAATTTTCCTGAGCATGAAGCCGAGGGCTTAGCCCCCCACAAAGTGCTGGATGTTTTTATGACGCCCACGAACGAGCCCAACTTCTGGGTGGATATCGAACCTGTGCTCGACCGCAAAATCCGCGCGCTGCTCGCGCACCAAAGCCAAATCGGCGACCCCGCCACTTTGCGCGAACGCATCGAAGCCCGCAGTCGCGAATATGCCGCCGGTTCCATCTACCGGTACGCCGAACGCTTCCGCCGCATTGTGCTGAAGGGCTAA
- a CDS encoding aldehyde dehydrogenase family protein, which produces MTDTVHHSLTAEQAAEPSNRLASFNPATGEVLGYVSLMTPEELNATIEAAADAARIWGQTSHASRRAYLQRLRRVLLQESDALAQLIASEQGKTPGEAYVTEIFPSLAYLKWLESDGLNLLRSRRVSPSHPVFGSKRMYYRYDPLGVIGIIAPWNYPFGIPFMQLVAALAAGNTVVVKPSPFTPLVGQKIATICREAELPAGVVNVVHVRDEHAPLIVQHPLVDKIVFTGSVATGRKVMATAAAGPKDVVLELGGKDAAIVAYDADLERAIPGITWMAMENAGQTCASVEIALVHRAVYDAFVNGVVDIVRGLRVGNPLDPNTDVGPLSNARQLQIVEEQVQDALAKGARALVGGHRLEGPGYFFAPTVLVDVTPDMRIVQEETFGPVLVVLPVASIEEAIAFVNSMPFGLTASVWTQSPVLAHEVAARLKVGAVNVNDHACQWGEPKATWGGVKSSGFGRVIGPYGLYELVNIKFVTEEYREKALEAWWYPYDKNVPALMSDFAQALYGPVIKRPLALLKLMFNRRARERVNFVEYVRHLRTWF; this is translated from the coding sequence ATGACGGATACCGTTCACCATTCGTTGACCGCCGAACAAGCCGCCGAGCCGTCCAATCGCCTGGCGAGTTTCAATCCGGCGACGGGTGAGGTGTTGGGCTACGTTTCACTGATGACGCCGGAAGAGTTGAACGCCACGATTGAAGCCGCCGCCGATGCGGCACGCATTTGGGGGCAAACGTCGCATGCCAGCCGTCGCGCGTACTTGCAGCGTTTGCGCCGTGTGTTGTTGCAAGAAAGCGATGCGTTGGCGCAGTTGATTGCGTCTGAACAGGGCAAGACCCCCGGCGAAGCCTACGTGACCGAAATCTTTCCCTCGCTGGCGTATCTCAAATGGCTGGAAAGCGACGGTTTGAATCTGTTGCGGAGCCGCCGTGTGTCGCCCAGCCATCCCGTTTTTGGGAGCAAACGCATGTACTACCGCTACGACCCGTTGGGCGTGATTGGCATTATTGCCCCCTGGAACTATCCCTTTGGCATTCCGTTCATGCAGTTGGTGGCGGCGTTGGCGGCGGGGAACACCGTTGTGGTGAAGCCATCGCCTTTTACGCCTTTGGTGGGGCAAAAAATCGCCACCATTTGCCGCGAAGCCGAGTTGCCCGCCGGTGTGGTCAACGTGGTGCATGTGCGCGATGAACATGCGCCGCTCATCGTTCAGCACCCCCTTGTGGATAAAATCGTCTTTACCGGGAGCGTCGCCACCGGGCGGAAAGTCATGGCGACCGCCGCGGCTGGCCCCAAAGATGTGGTGCTGGAATTGGGCGGAAAGGACGCCGCCATTGTCGCCTACGATGCCGATTTGGAGCGTGCTATTCCCGGCATTACGTGGATGGCGATGGAAAACGCCGGGCAAACGTGCGCTTCGGTTGAAATCGCGTTGGTGCACCGTGCCGTGTACGATGCGTTTGTGAATGGCGTGGTGGATATCGTGCGCGGCTTGCGTGTCGGCAACCCGCTGGACCCCAACACAGACGTTGGGCCGTTGAGTAATGCGCGGCAGTTGCAAATTGTGGAAGAGCAGGTGCAGGATGCGCTGGCCAAAGGGGCGCGGGCGTTGGTGGGTGGGCACCGTTTGGAAGGGCCGGGCTACTTTTTCGCCCCCACCGTGCTGGTGGATGTCACGCCTGATATGCGCATTGTGCAGGAGGAAACGTTCGGCCCTGTGCTGGTGGTTCTACCGGTGGCGAGCATTGAAGAGGCTATCGCCTTTGTAAATAGCATGCCCTTTGGCTTGACGGCAAGCGTCTGGACGCAAAGCCCAGTGCTGGCGCATGAAGTAGCGGCGCGCTTGAAGGTGGGGGCGGTCAACGTGAACGACCACGCTTGCCAGTGGGGCGAACCCAAAGCCACGTGGGGAGGCGTCAAATCAAGCGGTTTTGGCCGCGTGATTGGGCCGTATGGCTTGTACGAGTTGGTCAATATCAAGTTCGTGACGGAGGAGTACCGCGAAAAGGCGCTTGAAGCGTGGTGGTACCCCTACGACAAGAACGTGCCCGCGCTCATGTCCGATTTTGCGCAGGCGCTGTATGGTCCCGTCATCAAGCGCCCGCTGGCGCTGCTGAAACTCATGTTCAACCGTCGGGCGCGCGAGCGTGTCAATTTTGTGGAATATGTGCGCCATTTGCGCACGTGGTTCTGA
- a CDS encoding GtrA family protein, which produces MDNTSSIISTQKLVALAWENRREIKRFIKFAIVGAIGAVVDFSVLNLLVLVAGLSPLVANPFSFTAAVISNFTWNRLWSFPESRSRPVTTQLGQFFTVNLIGLLLNQAIFTMVLHLLGTHIPHPWDYNLAKAIAIGLVLFWNFGANRLWTYRGL; this is translated from the coding sequence ATGGACAACACATCGAGCATCATCAGCACGCAGAAACTGGTTGCATTGGCTTGGGAAAATCGGCGCGAAATCAAACGCTTTATCAAATTCGCCATCGTTGGCGCAATTGGGGCGGTTGTAGATTTTAGTGTGCTGAACCTGCTCGTGCTCGTTGCGGGGCTTTCGCCGCTTGTCGCCAATCCGTTCTCATTCACCGCCGCCGTCATCAGCAACTTCACCTGGAACCGTCTCTGGTCGTTTCCCGAAAGCCGTTCGCGCCCGGTGACGACGCAACTGGGGCAATTCTTCACCGTCAACCTGATTGGGTTGTTGCTGAATCAGGCCATTTTCACCATGGTTCTGCATCTCTTGGGCACTCACATTCCCCACCCGTGGGACTACAACCTTGCCAAAGCCATTGCCATTGGGCTGGTGCTTTTCTGGAATTTTGGCGCCAATCGCCTCTGGACCTACCGCGGTCTGTAA
- a CDS encoding M20/M25/M40 family metallo-hydrolase codes for MHDLAACIAFLQRLVQTPSLPGHEADLAALVKAEMERLGYDEVFVDAAGNVIGRIRGRGDAPAVMFNTHLDHVDPGDPAGWRFPPYGGEIHDEAVWGRGTVDIKGPLAAQVYGVARLKNDPTPPPGDVYVSAVVQEEIGGLGARHLLTHLQPPLIVVGEPSRNELRRGHRGRTEVILHIRGRSAHASMPAEGVNPHFVAARFLLALETLPMQTHPDLGRSSATPTLIRIDQTSSNVIPGELWLTIDWRNIPAETAETICARLRPLAEEAARAVPGAQADILVRTHEVASYTGLRMLLPADNPAFALPADHPALRAAAHVLTDALGHTPHVDVWQFATDGGHFAKAGLTVIGFGPGDDRLAHTNMEHIRIADVETALRGNAALAREWAWRVATSR; via the coding sequence ATGCACGATCTTGCCGCTTGCATCGCTTTTCTGCAACGCCTGGTGCAAACCCCCAGTTTGCCGGGGCATGAAGCCGACCTCGCCGCGCTCGTCAAGGCTGAAATGGAGCGCCTGGGCTACGATGAAGTGTTTGTGGACGCCGCCGGCAACGTGATTGGGCGTATTCGTGGACGGGGGGACGCCCCCGCCGTCATGTTCAACACGCACCTCGACCATGTGGACCCCGGCGATCCCGCTGGCTGGCGGTTTCCACCCTACGGCGGCGAGATTCACGATGAAGCGGTGTGGGGGCGCGGCACGGTGGACATCAAAGGTCCCCTCGCAGCGCAGGTGTACGGTGTGGCGCGCTTGAAAAACGACCCCACCCCGCCCCCCGGCGATGTGTACGTGAGCGCCGTGGTGCAGGAAGAAATCGGCGGTTTGGGTGCGCGCCACCTGCTCACCCACCTGCAACCGCCGCTCATCGTGGTTGGCGAACCCAGCCGCAACGAATTGCGCCGCGGTCATCGTGGGCGCACCGAGGTGATTCTGCATATTCGCGGACGCAGCGCCCACGCCAGCATGCCCGCCGAAGGCGTCAACCCCCATTTTGTGGCGGCGCGTTTTCTGCTGGCGCTGGAAACATTGCCCATGCAGACCCACCCCGACCTGGGCAGAAGCAGCGCCACGCCCACCCTCATCCGCATTGACCAGACCAGCAGCAACGTTATTCCCGGCGAACTGTGGCTGACGATTGACTGGCGCAATATCCCCGCCGAAACCGCCGAAACGATTTGCGCCCGCCTGCGCCCCCTGGCGGAAGAAGCCGCCCGCGCCGTACCCGGCGCGCAAGCCGACATTCTGGTGCGCACCCACGAAGTCGCGAGTTATACGGGGCTCCGCATGCTGTTGCCCGCCGATAACCCCGCCTTTGCCCTGCCCGCCGACCATCCCGCTTTGCGCGCCGCCGCCCACGTGCTCACCGACGCTCTTGGGCACACCCCCCACGTGGATGTGTGGCAATTCGCCACCGACGGGGGGCATTTTGCCAAAGCGGGGCTTACCGTCATCGGCTTTGGGCCGGGGGACGACCGCCTGGCGCACACCAACATGGAACACATTCGCATCGCCGATGTGGAGACCGCTCTCCGCGGCAACGCTGCGCTGGCGCGTGAATGGGCGTGGCGCGTCGCGACGTCCCGCTAG
- a CDS encoding OsmC family protein — MTGTFGGALEARGIPAGEGRLVSECVGEIEKDGNVLVVRRIHVRYTLKAAPEHHATAERVHGFHADYCPVARTIRNCVQITTELHIEPLEA, encoded by the coding sequence CTGACCGGTACGTTTGGCGGCGCGCTGGAAGCGCGCGGAATCCCGGCGGGTGAAGGACGGTTGGTTTCCGAATGTGTGGGTGAGATTGAGAAAGATGGCAACGTGCTGGTGGTGCGGCGCATTCATGTTCGCTACACGCTGAAAGCGGCGCCCGAACATCACGCCACAGCCGAGCGTGTGCATGGTTTTCACGCCGATTATTGCCCGGTTGCGCGCACCATTCGCAATTGTGTGCAGATTACCACTGAGTTGCATATTGAGCCGCTGGAAGCATAG
- a CDS encoding L-lactate permease: MASSLAGAGVGALDIVLAALPILAVLLLMTLARWNALRAGLAGWAIASLVGVLRFGATPLLIVVSQVRAVFLSAYVLYIIWAALLLYHVVNEAGGIRAISEHVSHLTSDEVMQFLLLAWAFASFLQGITGFGVPTAVVAPLLIGLGFDPMAAVVGTTLAHGWAVTFGSVASSFYAMLAVTEVDPHAFAASSAFLLGIAAYGCGAVAAHVVRGWRGMARAFVPLVLMGSAMALVQYALAVAGLWNLAAFGGGAAGVIVGALWAWWRAPARPLHSDERPAMPLWLAVNAYLFLLVLFLLVTFITPLGDWLDRVQLTVNLPTVETARGWVVEGGRARPISVFGHAGAIITYAAVLAALVYARLGCYTSGVTRRIARQVWRSGLRSTGGILAMVGMALVLDHTGMTYTLARGIAAIVGRGLPLVAPFIGALGAFMTGSNTNSNVVFGPLQEEMARVLGFAPALILAAQTAGGALGSGLAPAKLIVGASTAGLAGQEGRLLRATLGYGMLLLLLVAVGVFFLAY, translated from the coding sequence ATGGCAAGTAGTTTGGCGGGGGCGGGCGTCGGCGCGCTGGATATCGTGCTGGCCGCCTTGCCTATCCTGGCTGTGCTCTTGCTGATGACGTTGGCGCGTTGGAACGCGTTGCGGGCGGGTTTGGCAGGTTGGGCGATTGCCAGCCTGGTGGGCGTGTTGCGCTTCGGTGCGACGCCGCTGCTCATTGTGGTTTCACAGGTACGCGCGGTTTTTCTCAGCGCTTATGTGCTCTACATCATTTGGGCGGCGTTGCTCTTGTACCACGTTGTGAATGAAGCCGGTGGTATTCGCGCGATTAGTGAGCATGTGAGCCATCTCACCAGCGATGAGGTGATGCAATTTTTGCTGTTGGCGTGGGCGTTTGCCAGTTTCTTGCAAGGGATTACCGGCTTTGGCGTTCCCACGGCGGTGGTGGCGCCCTTGCTCATCGGGTTGGGGTTCGACCCGATGGCGGCGGTGGTCGGTACAACGCTGGCGCATGGCTGGGCGGTCACGTTTGGCAGTGTGGCGTCAAGTTTCTACGCGATGCTTGCCGTGACCGAGGTAGACCCGCACGCCTTCGCGGCTTCATCGGCGTTTTTGCTGGGCATTGCCGCGTATGGCTGCGGTGCAGTGGCGGCGCATGTAGTGCGCGGCTGGCGCGGTATGGCGCGCGCGTTTGTACCGCTTGTGCTCATGGGAAGCGCCATGGCGCTTGTGCAGTATGCGCTGGCGGTGGCGGGTTTGTGGAACCTTGCCGCGTTTGGCGGCGGGGCGGCGGGCGTGATTGTGGGGGCGCTTTGGGCGTGGTGGCGTGCGCCGGCGCGTCCGCTGCACAGTGACGAGCGCCCCGCCATGCCGCTCTGGTTGGCGGTCAATGCGTATCTGTTCTTGCTGGTGCTCTTTTTGCTGGTGACATTCATCACGCCGTTGGGCGATTGGCTCGACCGCGTGCAACTCACCGTCAATCTGCCGACGGTGGAAACCGCGCGCGGCTGGGTTGTCGAAGGCGGGCGGGCGCGCCCCATCAGCGTGTTCGGGCATGCCGGGGCGATTATCACCTACGCGGCTGTGCTGGCGGCGCTCGTGTATGCGCGCCTGGGGTGCTACACGTCGGGCGTCACGCGACGCATTGCCCGCCAGGTCTGGCGCAGTGGCTTGCGAAGCACGGGCGGCATTCTCGCGATGGTGGGCATGGCGCTGGTGCTCGACCACACCGGCATGACGTACACCCTGGCGCGCGGAATTGCCGCGATTGTGGGGCGCGGGTTGCCGCTGGTAGCACCTTTCATTGGTGCGCTCGGCGCCTTCATGACCGGCAGTAATACCAACTCCAACGTGGTGTTTGGTCCATTGCAGGAAGAAATGGCGCGCGTGTTGGGATTTGCGCCGGCGCTGATTCTGGCGGCGCAAACGGCGGGCGGCGCTCTGGGCAGTGGGCTTGCCCCCGCCAAACTCATCGTCGGCGCGAGCACAGCCGGTTTGGCGGGGCAGGAGGGGCGTTTGTTGCGCGCCACATTGGGGTATGGTATGCTCCTTTTGTTGTTGGTGGCGGTTGGCGTGTTCTTTCTCGCATACTGA
- a CDS encoding NUDIX hydrolase, with the protein MSRATPILGTLIYCVRDGRVLMLYRHKEPNLGLWVAPGGKVEHGEAPMECARRELLEETGLVAHSLTFRGLVTEVSPRPDWHWMLFIYVTHDFSGTVQADEREGRLRWVPIEDIAALPLPQADRVFTPHVLDMQAPFYEAKYIYDDELALVEVIEYGK; encoded by the coding sequence ATGAGCCGCGCGACGCCGATTTTGGGCACGCTCATCTACTGCGTTCGCGATGGACGGGTGTTGATGCTCTACCGCCATAAAGAGCCTAACCTGGGGTTGTGGGTTGCGCCGGGGGGCAAAGTCGAGCATGGCGAAGCGCCGATGGAGTGTGCGCGGCGCGAACTGCTTGAAGAAACAGGGTTGGTGGCGCATTCGCTGACCTTTCGCGGTCTGGTCACCGAAGTGTCCCCGCGCCCCGATTGGCATTGGATGCTCTTCATCTACGTGACGCATGACTTTTCGGGCACAGTACAGGCGGATGAACGCGAAGGGCGCTTGCGGTGGGTGCCGATTGAGGACATCGCCGCGTTGCCGCTTCCCCAAGCCGACCGTGTTTTCACCCCCCACGTGCTCGATATGCAGGCGCCGTTCTACGAAGCCAAATACATCTACGACGACGAACTGGCATTGGTGGAGGTCATCGAATATGGCAAGTAG
- a CDS encoding M20/M25/M40 family metallo-hydrolase: MVKENLFRLLAELVAINSVNPTLARGPGERAIAQKIREHLTSLGISPDVNTFAPKRANVAAVVPGRGEAPPLLLNAHIDTVGVGGMPNPFTLRQEGDRWYGRGAYDMKGSVAVMLALAEAWVASPPPGDIYLTFVADEEDRSLGMEVLIREWLPRYAPPAGAIVLEPTEEQLGVAHKGFAWLEIEVQGVAAHGSRPDEGVDAILPLGLALNELRAIQEELAHRAPHPLLGRASLHASIIEGGEAWCVYPPRARLGWERRTLPDESLDEIRTELERVLAAVLRPPSRHTALARVVFARPPHQVNRTAWPVRLLKAAGVEEEAGMAYWTDAALLREAGIPTVLYGPAGHGAHADDEWVSGESLVRVYETLQRAAAQMAEVSA, from the coding sequence ATGGTCAAAGAGAACCTGTTTCGTCTGTTGGCAGAACTTGTCGCCATCAATTCCGTCAATCCGACGTTGGCGCGAGGACCGGGGGAACGCGCCATCGCCCAAAAAATCAGGGAGCACCTCACTTCTTTGGGCATATCGCCCGACGTGAACACCTTTGCCCCCAAGCGCGCCAATGTTGCGGCGGTGGTGCCGGGGCGTGGTGAAGCCCCGCCCTTGCTGTTGAACGCCCACATTGACACGGTGGGCGTGGGTGGCATGCCCAACCCGTTCACCTTGCGGCAAGAAGGCGACCGCTGGTACGGACGCGGCGCGTATGACATGAAGGGCAGCGTCGCGGTGATGCTGGCGCTGGCGGAAGCGTGGGTTGCGTCGCCGCCGCCCGGTGACATTTACCTGACCTTTGTCGCCGACGAGGAAGACCGCAGTTTGGGGATGGAAGTGCTCATTCGCGAATGGTTGCCGCGCTACGCCCCGCCGGCGGGGGCGATTGTGCTGGAACCGACCGAAGAGCAGTTGGGCGTTGCACACAAAGGGTTCGCCTGGCTGGAAATTGAGGTGCAGGGGGTTGCGGCGCATGGCAGCCGCCCCGATGAAGGCGTGGACGCCATTTTGCCGCTTGGGTTGGCGTTGAACGAGTTGCGCGCCATTCAGGAGGAGTTGGCGCACCGTGCGCCTCATCCGCTGTTGGGGCGCGCCTCGTTGCATGCGTCCATCATCGAAGGGGGCGAGGCGTGGTGTGTCTATCCCCCGCGGGCGCGCCTGGGGTGGGAGCGGCGCACCTTGCCGGATGAATCGCTGGATGAGATTCGCACCGAGTTGGAACGTGTGTTGGCGGCGGTGTTGCGTCCACCGAGCCGCCACACGGCGCTGGCGCGTGTGGTGTTTGCGCGTCCCCCCCATCAGGTGAACCGCACGGCGTGGCCTGTGCGCTTGCTCAAAGCCGCAGGGGTTGAAGAAGAAGCAGGCATGGCCTACTGGACCGATGCGGCGCTCCTGCGCGAAGCCGGTATCCCCACCGTGCTTTATGGTCCCGCCGGGCATGGTGCGCACGCCGACGATGAATGGGTGAGCGGCGAAAGCCTGGTGCGTGTGTATGAAACGCTGCAACGCGCGGCAGCACAGATGGCGGAGGTTTCAGCATGA